The Polaribacter sp. Q13 sequence CAAATATCGCTGCATTTGAAACAGGAAACTTTAGTACAAGTTACTCTATGTTATCTACTGCATTTACGGATGGAGATGTTTTATTTCAAAACTTAAGAAACTATAGAAGTATCATTTCTGATAGATTAGCTAGAGAAAACGGAGTTCCCGGAAGTGGTTTTGGTACCAATAGTCAGCAAGTATTATTACCTGCTTTTATAGCTGCATATTCCGGTAAAAGTCCAGATAAAGTAAACACAGGATTATTTAGAAACATCCCTATTCCTAATTGGACATTACGTTACAATGGTTTAATGAAGTTTAAATTTTTTAAGAAAAACTTTAGCAATTTTGTAGTTTCACACGGTTATAAATCTTCTTACACTGTATCTAGTTTTACAAACAACCTACAGTATGACAGCAATAATCCTTACGCCAATATAAATGTAGCTAATAATTATGAACCAGAATTATTAGTAGCAGCTGTTACTTTGGTAGATGAATTTTCTCCTCTAATTAAATTAGACATGAAAATGAGAAACTCTTTCTCTTTAAGAGGAGAAGTAAAAAGTGACAGAACACTTACCATGAATTTTAACAATAGTACATTAACCGATATTTCTGGTACAGAATATATATTTGGATTGGGGTACGTTTTTGAAGACGTTAAATTTAGTACTCGTTTTACAGGAAAAAAACAAACTCTAAAAGGAGACATCAACTTAAGAGCAGATGTATCTTTAAGAGATAATTTAACACAAATTAGATCTGTAGATCAAGATAATGATCAAATTAGTGGTGGTCAAAAACTTTTTTCTATTAAATTTACGGCAGATTATAGATTAAGCAATAGTTTAACAGCATCGTTCTATTACAATCATCAAACATCTAAATATGCAATCTCTACCACTTTTCCAAGACAATCGATTAATGGAGGGTTTAATATTATTTATAACTTAGGAGGAAATTAAAAAAATAAACATAAAATTATAAAAAAATGAATTTACCATCAGAATTAAAATATACTAAAGACCACGAGTGGATTAAAATTGAAGGCGATGTAGCAACAGTAGGTATTACCGAATTTGCACAAGGAGAGCTAGGAGACATCGTTTATGTAGACGTAGACACTTTAGATGATACTGTAGAAGAAGGAGAAGTTTTTGGCTCTGTAGAAGCTGTTAAAACGGTTTCAGATTTATTTATGCCTTTAACAGGTGAAGTAATAGAATTTAATGAAGAGTTAGAAGATGAACCAGAACTTGTAAATTCTGATCCTTACGGCAAAGGTTGGATGATTAAAATTAAAATATCAGATAGTTCTCAAATAAACAATCTATTAGATGCAGCAGCGTATAAAGAGCTTATTGAAGGATAATTTTTTTATCATTGCAATACTAATAACAATTACAATTGCTTATTTAAGTTTGATGAAAATGCCTAAAGTAGAGCCAAATATCAATAATATTGATAAAATGTATCACTTAACAGCGTATTTTACACTTTCTATATGTTGGTTATTTTCTTTTTATAGAAAACCAGCTCTAAAATACGTTATTGTAATTTGTTGCATTCTTTTTGGCATACTTATTGAAGTACTGCAACAAACATTAACTGTATATAGAACAGGAGACTACAAAGATGCAATAGCAAATACACTTGGAGTTCTCTTAGGATTAATTGTTTTTAATCAAATATTAAAAAAAAATACAGTTAATTCACACTAAGACTTGTATATAAACCAATAATTTAATTAAATTAGCGAACTATTAAAAACTCTTTACAATGGAAATTAAGAAAAACCCAAAATCAAACTTAGAAAATTACAGTAAAATTTTTATGCAAATAGGTTTGGTTCTAGCACTATTTATAACACTAATAGCTATAGAACATAAAACATTCGATAAAGTTATTGGAGACCTCGGTACAGTGAACATGAGTGCTGAAATGGAAGAAGAAACTGTAATTACTGAAAGAGTAGAACAAGTTAAACCAAAAACGCCACCACCACCAGCTCCAGAAAAAATAGAAATTGTAGAAGATGAAAAAGAAGTAGAAGAGACTGTAATTGAATCTACAGAAACAGATGAAACAGAAGCTGTAGAAGTAGAAGAAATTGTAGAAGTGGAGGAAATAGAAGAAGTTGTAGAAGATGTAAGTTTCATGATTATTGAAGATGTACCTGTATTTCCTGGATGTAAAGGAAGTAAAGCAGAATTAAAAGCATGTTTTAGTAAAATGGTTCAAAAACACTTTTCAAGAAAATTTGATGCAAATTTACCAAACGAATTAGGATTATCTGCAGGTAGAAAAAGAGTATTTATCGGTTTTAAAATTGATAAAAACGGAAACATTGTTGATGTTAATGCAAGAGCTCCACACCCAAAAATTAAAAGTGAAGTAATTAAAGTAATGAAACAATTACCTAAAATGAAACCAGGTAGACAAAGAGGTAAGCCAGTAGGTGTAAAATATAGTATTCCTTTTACTTTAATTGTAGAGTAATTCTTAAATACAATGCATAAAAAAACGTTTAGAGACTAGTCTCTAAACGTTTTTTTATGCATTTAAGTTTTATAGTGAATAACCATTCTTCTATACATATCCTAAACAAGCTTTCCTTCCTGAAAAAATTAAAGTTAATCAAGTCTTATAACTATATTATAAATAGCACCATCAAACTACCTTAAAATAGCTTTATCTCAAATAAAAAAAAGGTTGTTAGCATAATATGATTATAAATACTCAAACATTGTCATAACAGAATACCAAATGTACTTTAATATGATTGTCAATATATTGGAGTTACTTTTTCTTAATACGAAATAGAAAACAGAACCATATCTTTAACTCTTGTTCCGTTTTACATTAAAATATGAAGGTAAAAGAAACAAAACTAATCAATCCTTTTAATGTTTATTTGGTATAAGATAAATAACAAATTATCAAACCAGTAAGGATTACCTCAAGTTATAAATTTAGCTTTATAAAATCTCGGAAGTTCTGTAATGTAGAAAAATAATAAGACATAAAAAAACTCCAAAAAATATTTTTTTGGAGTTTAAATAATTTCAATAAAATTTATTTATTAGATGCCAATTTAGCTTCATGTTTCCATAAATTTACGCTAACAATTGCATTGTTATCATAACTAATTTCTTTTAAAGACTCGTTATTCCAAACAAACCACTTTCCTACTTTTTTACCATCCTCATACTTCGCTATTTGAGTTTTATTTCCTTCCTTATCAAAACGAGTCCACTCACCTGTTAATTTTTTATCCTTAAAATACCCTTCAGTACTTATTGAACCATCTTCATAATAATAGGTTGCTTTTACCAAATTTCCTTCAGCAGTATAAGTTGGTTGTTTATCTTGAGAATATCCTATTGCTGCAACACAAAGGATTATAAGTGTTAGTATTTTTTTCATGATATTAAATTTAAAGGTTTACATTACAGATACAAATATAGTAAATATATTACAATTTATAAACATTTTGGTAACATTAATTTAACATTGGACTTTCTAATGAATATTTGATACCTTTACTCTTATTAATTAAAAATCAACATTATGGCAGTTATGAAAGTTATTGAAGTATTAGCAAATTCTGAAAAAAGTTGGGAAGAAGCTACTAGAAAAGCAGTAAAGCAAGCTTCTAAATCTGTAAAAAACATTAGATCTGTATTTGTACAATCGCAAAGTGCAGTTGTAAATGGTGACGATGTTACTGAATTTAGAGTAAATTTAAAAATTACCTTTGAAGTAAACTAAAATATAAAAACTAACTACTTAAAAGCGATTTAAATTAAAGTTAAATCGCTTTTTTTCAATTATAAAAAATACTCTATGAATATTTTACAAATCATATTTATTAGTTTAGTAGCAATAATCCACATTTATATTGTCTATTTAGAAATGGTAATTTGGACTTCAAAAAAGGCAATGAAGGCTTTTGGAATAAAAAACAAAGAGTTAGCAGAAGAAACAAAAGTAATGGCTGCAAACCAAGGTTTATATAACGGTTTTTTAGCTGCAGGATTACTCTGGTCTATGTTTATGGTAAAAACTGACATGGCAATTTTCTTTTTGTCTTGTGTTGCTATTGCCGGACTTTATGGAGCCTATTCTACAAAAATAATTAGAATACTGTACATACAAACCATACCAGCAGCTCTAGGTATTATTTCTATTTTATTATCATAGATAATTCTTTCATAAATACCTAAGAAACCTTTATTTTTGCAGTTAATTATTATTAAAAATAAAAATGGAAAAATATCTTACAAATTTAAAAGGATTAGTAATTGAATATACCCCTAAAATTTTAGTTGCATTAGCAATTCTAATTATTGGTTTAATAGTTATAAAACTAATTGTTAAAGCTTCTAGAAAAGCAATGGAAAAGGGTGGCATAGATGTTACACTTCAAAAGTTTTTAGGAAACTTAATTGGTTGGGGACTAAAAATATTATTAATTATAGCTGTTATATCTAAACTAGGTGTAGAAACAACTTCTTTTGCAGCAATTTTAGCAGCGGCAGGTTTGGCTGTTGGTTTAGCATTACAAGGATCTCTTGCCAACTTTGCAGGTGGCGTTTTAATAATGGTTTTTAAACCTTTTAAACTTGGCGACTTAGTAGAAGCACAAGGTGAAGTTGGTGTTGTAAAAGAAATTGAAATCTTTACTACAAAACTTACAGGTTTATCTAACAAAGAAATAATAATTCCGAATGGTATTTTATCTAATGGAAATATTGTTAATTATTCTACAGAAGGTACAAGACGTGTAGACTTAACCATTGGTGTTTCTTATGATGCTGATATTAAGAAAACAAAAGAAGTATTAATGAATGTATTAACTTCTCATCCTAAAATTTTAAAAGATCCAGCTCCTGGAGTTACAGTATCTGAGTTAGCAGATAGTTCTGTTAATTTTGCAGTAAGACCTTGGTGTAAAACCGCAGATTACTGGACCGTGTATTTCGATGTAACGGAAAATGTAAAATTAGCACTTGATAAAGCAGGAATCGAGATTCCTTACCCTCACCAAGTAAACCTTAAAAAGTAGGTTTCTTTTTCTTTTCAGGAATAACAACAAAATCTTTTAAATAAAAAGGTTCAAAATAAGCGACATCTTCGATGTCGTTTTTTTTGTACTTAATAAATGATAATTCTGCCATTTCTTTTGCAGATGGAAAAATAGCATCTACAAACACAGCATTTTTATGGGTAATTACTTCTTTACACTTATGAGCTCCATCACCTAAAAAAGTAACGATACCCGCTCCTAAATAATCAGAAAAAGAGTTTTCATCTATTATCTCAGCCTTAATATCTCTAATCTGCTCATAATTTTCATTAAAAACAGCAGCATATACTTCCATTCTTCTTGCATCTAGCATAGGCACAATAATACCTTTATCAATAGAAATTGCATGAGCCAGAGATTCTAAGGTTTTTATAGAAATTAATGGCTTGTCAAAGGCAAAACAAAGTCCTTTTGCGGCAGAAACACCAATTCTTAACCCAGTATAAGAACCCGGACCTTTACTAACCGCTACAGCGTCTATTTCTTTAGAAGTTAAATTTACTTCTTTTAAAACCTCTAAAATAAAAGGGTGTAAAACTTCTGCATGAGAATAATTACCATTATTCAATTCTTTTAATGCGATAACTTTGCCGTCTTTTGCTATGCTTACAGAGCAGTTCTTAGTTGCGGTCTCTAGGTTTAGGATAATTGCCAACTTCTATATTTTTATGCAAATATAAGTTATAGAAAAAAGAAAACCTCGCAAATTTGCAAGGCTTCATTAGTAATCTTTATTTTATTTATTCTAAAATTAGTTCTCCAGAATAGAATTGCAATACTTTCGTTTTAAAAACATAATCGTATTTAGAACGAATCATTGCTCCTTCTGCATTTACTAAACGTGTTCTAACTAAATCAAAATCGAATAACGTCATTACACCATAATTATACCTTTCTTGTGCATTTTTAAAAGCTTCTTGCTGCGCTGTTAAAGAAATTCTTGCTGCTTGGTAGGCTTTTAAAGATGATTTTACATCTAAAAAGGCTTGCTCTATAGTTTGTTTTAAATTTAGTTTTTCACTTTCTAATCTAGTTTCAAAAATTTCTTTATTAATTTTTGATCTTTTTACATTAGCATCGGTTTTAAAACCATTAAAAATTGGAATATTAATATTAAAACCTAGTCCGTAACCAAGATTACCGTCTAATTGATCTAAAAAATCTCCTGTAGGGAAACCGGTTGGCTTTATAATATAACTATAGTTTGTATTAGCAAAAATAGAACTTGTAACGGTAGGTAAATAATTGCTTTTACTAATTTCTATGTCTAAAGTTGCATTATCAATAGCTAATTCTGCTCTTTGAATTTCTGGCATTTTGGTTAGTGACTTTTCATACACAGAGTTTGAGTTCTTATATAATAAGTCTGCAGATGGTAAGTCTACATTTACTGGAGCAACATCAAAATTATTAGAAGGCACTTGCAATAATTGTGCTAAATTTAAGATTGCTAAATCTAGCGCATTCTCTTGTGTAATAACACTTTGCAAATCATTTGCAGCTGTAGATTTAAAATTTAACAATTCACCTTTAGCTATTGTCCCAGCCTCAAACCTATCTTTTGCAGCTTGTATTTGTTTCTTACTTATAGCAGCTTGAACTTTAGATACCTCTAAATTTTCTTTTGCGAAAAGAACATTCAAATAACCATTTACAACAAACAAAGAAACATCGTTCTCTATCTTTTGTAAATCTAATTTACTTGTTTCTATCCCTAATTTAGCTTGCTTATATAAGTTTAGGTTTCTAAATCCATTAAAAACAGTTATTCCTGCATTTAAACCTACATTACCCCCAAAAAATGTGGTACTTGCAGATCTGTTATTTGTTACAGGATCAAAGTTAGAACCTGCGGAAAGATTACCTCCTGTACTTGCACTAACAGATGGTAAAAAATTACCTCTAGAGCTCTTTAAATCTGTCTTAGCAATATCTAAACTTAATTTATTCTGTTGAATAGAAATGTTTTTATTTAAAGCTTGATCTACACATTCTTTAAGTGTCCACTTTTTTTGTGAAAAAGAAACAATAGTGGTTAAAAGTGCAACAAATAGGATAAGTTTAGTTTTCAAAATACAATATTTTTTGGTTGATATCATTTATATTCTTTACACCAAAAAAGAATATATTTCTTTTGATGTTTAAATAAGACGACTAAAAGTAAAATTTGTTACAAAATATACCTCATATATAAATGTTAAATTTTTGCTTGCTTTTTATATCTATAAATAACAAAAAACAAAACACCTACTAAAAGGTATGGAAACACCATTAAATAGGTTATTCCATTATTAACACCTTCTGCCATAGAAACATCGCCAGTTTCTACAACAGCCTTACACATGGCACATTGAGAAAATGAAAGTTTTGATGCAAAAACCATCAACAAAAAAAATACTAAAGCTCTTTTTTTATACATAATAAGGAGATATCATTAAATAAACTACAACACCGGTAATAGCAACATATAGCCACAAAGGAAATGTAAATTTAGCTATTTTTTTATGTTGAGGAAAATTACCTAGTTTTGCTCTCATAAACGTTGTTAACACAAATGGTATTACCACTATTGATAAAACAATATGAGTTATAAGGATAAAGTAATACACATATTTTATGACACCTTCTCCACCAAATTTAGTAGAATCTGATGTCATGTGATACGCAATATAAAGTAATAAGAAAATAAGAGAACATGCTATTGCAAACGTATTAAGTTGTGCGTGTAGCTTTCTATTTCCTTTTTTAATTGCAACTACTGCGGCTATTAAAGTAATTGCTGTTAATCCATTTATAGTTGCATAAATTGGAGGTAAAAAAGTTAAAGGCGCTACATTAATACCTAAATCTTGTAATTTAATACCGAATAAAGCTGCAACAGCAATTGGAATTACAATAGATAACCCTGTAATTATTTTCTTGTATTTTTTTTCTTGTGCTAAATTACTCATTCAACAATATTTTAATATCTTCTTTTAATTCTTTTATTTGATCTGAAAAACCTGATTCTGTTAGAGCTCTATAATACATAATAGGATTTCCATATTCATCTTTTCTAGATCTAATGTTTCCTTCTTTATCCACCAAAGCAAACAAACCAGAGTGTTCAAAACCACCATGTTCTTTACCGCCTTTACCTGCAAATAATTTAAATCCTTTATTAGCCAAGGCATACACTATAGTATCATTTTCACCTGTTAATAAGTGCCAGTTTTTATGTGTAATACTATTATCTAATGCATATTTTTTTAAAATCTCTGGTGTATCAATATCTGGAGTAATAGAAAAAGAGGCTATTCCAAAATCTGAATTTGAAGAAAATTCATCTTGAATAGTTACCATTTTTTTATTCATTAAAGGACAAATAGTAGGACATGTAGAAAAGAAAAATTCTACAACATAAACTTTACCAGCATAATCTTTATTGGTAATTGTAAGTCCATTTTGATCTGTAAACCCAAAATCTGGGACTTTATTAAATGTATACAACCCTTTTGTAGTGGCCGTATTTTTATCAACCTTATTCAAGCTACTATCTTGAACAAGATCATTGTCATTAATTCTTCTATCAATGTTTCTAACCACATAAATTCCGAATAAAAGAATGATAAATGAAATACCTATATAAGAATATTTTTTTTTCATAACCCTGCTTATTTTCTGTCTGCTTTATTCTTGTTTTTATCTTTAAATGCTGTATAATACTCATAAAAAAGCACCAAAACATCATCTTTTAATTTAGCGTTTAACTCAGAAACAGAATTCATATTGTACCCAAAAAGTTTTCCGTCTTTACTATCTTGATCACTAATTCTACCTCTTAAATCACCCTTTTTATCAATCAAAAACACCTTAGAAGTATAAAGATTCGTCAAAGTATTGGTAGAGTTAAAACTTGAATGTAGTGCTACTATTTCTTCTTTAGAACCTGCTATAAATTTCCATTTTACCATATCGGTAAAAGCACTAATTTCTTTTTTTATTTGTTTAGCATCGCTTTCTTTTCCCTTAGGATAAATAGCAATCATTTGAAATTTATTATACTCTATAAACTTTTTATAAATTTTTTCATTTAAATTAAAGAAACCTCCTTTTTCTGCCTGTACATCATTCCCTAAAAAACAGACGATACTTGTATGTCCCTTAAATGTATTTATAGAGTCTAAGGTAGAAATATCAACCACATTTTTTGTAACAACAGGTAATTTAGTAAAGTTATTTTTTCCGGTTGATAAAATTAAAAAACAGATTAAAGGAAAAATAAATAGTAAAAATAATACCACTCTTTTTTTAGTAAGTTTCATCATTGTTATAAGTTAACCGCGAAGAACGCAAAGTTTTTCGCAAAGTTTGCAAAGAGTAATTTTTTATACAAGGTATCTAAAACCTTGTGATAAAGTATAATGACGTTAAAAATTTAGTATAAAAAAAGGTGGTTAAAACCACCTTTTTAATTTTTTAAATTACCATTTTACAAGTGGTGCCAATGTGTTATGTATATAACCGCCTTCTGTTAAAAGAAGTGTTAGCAAGTAACTAACTAAGAAAACAACTGTCCAAACTACAGAACGTCTCAGCCATTTTTTTTCTCCTTCCATGTGCATAAATGCCCAAGTAATGTAATATGCTTTTACTAATGTTAAAATAATGAACATCCAGTTTAAAGGACTTGTTCCTAAAAAACTTGAAAGATGCAAGAAATCTGGCTTAATAATACCAAATGCAACCTCAACAGTAGTTATTACTGTTAATATTACTAAAACTACCCAAATTCTATTCGTGTTTGATTTGTGTGCGTGTGCCATTTTAATTTCTTTTATAAATTATACTAAATAGAAGAATGTGAATACAAATACCCAAACTAAATCTACAAAGTGCCAATATAGTCCTACTTTTTCTACCATTTCATAATGTCCTCTACGTTCATAAGTACCTAGAATAACATTAAAGAAAATAATGATGTTAATAATAATTCCTGAAAGTACGTGGAATCCGTGAAATCCTGTAATAAAGAAAAAGAAATCAGCAAAAATGGTGTTTCCATACTCGTTTACATGCAAGTTAGCACCCTCTACAACCATTTTAGATTTTGCTAATTGTGCCATTCCATCTTCTCTAGAAAGAATTATTTTTTGTTTTGTTGCAGGATCTATCAATTGAGAACGAACTTGTATTTCTGAATTATTTTTGTAAGAATCTTGAATTTGAGCTACAGAGTAAGAAGATACAGAACCTTCTTTCTCAAACCATAATCCATTTTGTCTTTCGTGTTGCACTCTTTGATCAGTTCTTTCACCTACCACAAAATCTGATAATGCAATTTGATGACCATCTTTTACAAATTGTAAAATTCTACCCTCTGTTGTTTTTACCGCTCCGTAAGAACCAGAAATAAAGTTTTTCCACTCCCAAGCCTGAGATCCAACAAAGATGATTCCAAAAATAATAGTAGCAAACATGTACCAAGCTACTTTTTTTTGTTTCATTTGATGACCTGCATCTACTGCTAAAACCATTGTTACCGAAGAAACGATAAGAATAAAAGTCATTAATGCCACATAATACATTGGCGCATGCACACCATGTAAACCAGGAAAGTGAGTAAACACCTCATCTGCAATTGGCCATGAATCTATAAATTTAAATCGTGTTAAACCGTAAGCTGCTAAAAACCCTGAAAAGGTTAAAGCATCAGAAACGATAAAAAACCACATCATCATTTTACCATAACTTGCTCCTAGTGGTTTTATACCACCACCGCCGTTCCAAGTTTCTTTACCATCTGTAGGTATAGCAATATTTGCTTCCATATAATAATCTCTGTTAATTAATTCTTAGTTAGTTTGCCAAAAATAACTATTTTTCATCACCTAATAAAATAGAAAAAGAAAAATAGGTAAATCCATAGTATATCTACAAAGTGCCAAAAGATTGCACCGAGTTCAAACCCAAGCATATTGTCTGATTTGTATTTGTATTTAAAATGATTATAAATAACAACTAGAAGCACAATAATACCTGCTAATACGTGTAAAACGTGCAT is a genomic window containing:
- a CDS encoding DUF1304 domain-containing protein — protein: MNILQIIFISLVAIIHIYIVYLEMVIWTSKKAMKAFGIKNKELAEETKVMAANQGLYNGFLAAGLLWSMFMVKTDMAIFFLSCVAIAGLYGAYSTKIIRILYIQTIPAALGIISILLS
- a CDS encoding mechanosensitive ion channel family protein; protein product: MEKYLTNLKGLVIEYTPKILVALAILIIGLIVIKLIVKASRKAMEKGGIDVTLQKFLGNLIGWGLKILLIIAVISKLGVETTSFAAILAAAGLAVGLALQGSLANFAGGVLIMVFKPFKLGDLVEAQGEVGVVKEIEIFTTKLTGLSNKEIIIPNGILSNGNIVNYSTEGTRRVDLTIGVSYDADIKKTKEVLMNVLTSHPKILKDPAPGVTVSELADSSVNFAVRPWCKTADYWTVYFDVTENVKLALDKAGIEIPYPHQVNLKK
- a CDS encoding SCO family protein, yielding MKKKYSYIGISFIILLFGIYVVRNIDRRINDNDLVQDSSLNKVDKNTATTKGLYTFNKVPDFGFTDQNGLTITNKDYAGKVYVVEFFFSTCPTICPLMNKKMVTIQDEFSSNSDFGIASFSITPDIDTPEILKKYALDNSITHKNWHLLTGENDTIVYALANKGFKLFAGKGGKEHGGFEHSGLFALVDKEGNIRSRKDEYGNPIMYYRALTESGFSDQIKELKEDIKILLNE
- a CDS encoding cytochrome c oxidase subunit 3, which produces MEANIAIPTDGKETWNGGGGIKPLGASYGKMMMWFFIVSDALTFSGFLAAYGLTRFKFIDSWPIADEVFTHFPGLHGVHAPMYYVALMTFILIVSSVTMVLAVDAGHQMKQKKVAWYMFATIIFGIIFVGSQAWEWKNFISGSYGAVKTTEGRILQFVKDGHQIALSDFVVGERTDQRVQHERQNGLWFEKEGSVSSYSVAQIQDSYKNNSEIQVRSQLIDPATKQKIILSREDGMAQLAKSKMVVEGANLHVNEYGNTIFADFFFFITGFHGFHVLSGIIINIIIFFNVILGTYERRGHYEMVEKVGLYWHFVDLVWVFVFTFFYLV
- a CDS encoding toxin-antitoxin system YwqK family antitoxin, with translation MKKILTLIILCVAAIGYSQDKQPTYTAEGNLVKATYYYEDGSISTEGYFKDKKLTGEWTRFDKEGNKTQIAKYEDGKKVGKWFVWNNESLKEISYDNNAIVSVNLWKHEAKLASNK
- a CDS encoding energy transducer TonB; translation: MEIKKNPKSNLENYSKIFMQIGLVLALFITLIAIEHKTFDKVIGDLGTVNMSAEMEEETVITERVEQVKPKTPPPPAPEKIEIVEDEKEVEETVIESTETDETEAVEVEEIVEVEEIEEVVEDVSFMIIEDVPVFPGCKGSKAELKACFSKMVQKHFSRKFDANLPNELGLSAGRKRVFIGFKIDKNGNIVDVNARAPHPKIKSEVIKVMKQLPKMKPGRQRGKPVGVKYSIPFTLIVE
- a CDS encoding VanZ family protein; translation: MPKVEPNINNIDKMYHLTAYFTLSICWLFSFYRKPALKYVIVICCILFGILIEVLQQTLTVYRTGDYKDAIANTLGVLLGLIVFNQILKKNTVNSH
- the tsaB gene encoding tRNA (adenosine(37)-N6)-threonylcarbamoyltransferase complex dimerization subunit type 1 TsaB; the encoded protein is MAIILNLETATKNCSVSIAKDGKVIALKELNNGNYSHAEVLHPFILEVLKEVNLTSKEIDAVAVSKGPGSYTGLRIGVSAAKGLCFAFDKPLISIKTLESLAHAISIDKGIIVPMLDARRMEVYAAVFNENYEQIRDIKAEIIDENSFSDYLGAGIVTFLGDGAHKCKEVITHKNAVFVDAIFPSAKEMAELSFIKYKKNDIEDVAYFEPFYLKDFVVIPEKKKKPTF
- a CDS encoding dodecin family protein, producing MAVMKVIEVLANSEKSWEEATRKAVKQASKSVKNIRSVFVQSQSAVVNGDDVTEFRVNLKITFEVN
- a CDS encoding cytochrome C oxidase subunit IV family protein — translated: MAHAHKSNTNRIWVVLVILTVITTVEVAFGIIKPDFLHLSSFLGTSPLNWMFIILTLVKAYYITWAFMHMEGEKKWLRRSVVWTVVFLVSYLLTLLLTEGGYIHNTLAPLVKW
- a CDS encoding DUF420 domain-containing protein, whose translation is MSNLAQEKKYKKIITGLSIVIPIAVAALFGIKLQDLGINVAPLTFLPPIYATINGLTAITLIAAVVAIKKGNRKLHAQLNTFAIACSLIFLLLYIAYHMTSDSTKFGGEGVIKYVYYFILITHIVLSIVVIPFVLTTFMRAKLGNFPQHKKIAKFTFPLWLYVAITGVVVYLMISPYYV
- a CDS encoding TolC family protein, yielding MKTKLILFVALLTTIVSFSQKKWTLKECVDQALNKNISIQQNKLSLDIAKTDLKSSRGNFLPSVSASTGGNLSAGSNFDPVTNNRSASTTFFGGNVGLNAGITVFNGFRNLNLYKQAKLGIETSKLDLQKIENDVSLFVVNGYLNVLFAKENLEVSKVQAAISKKQIQAAKDRFEAGTIAKGELLNFKSTAANDLQSVITQENALDLAILNLAQLLQVPSNNFDVAPVNVDLPSADLLYKNSNSVYEKSLTKMPEIQRAELAIDNATLDIEISKSNYLPTVTSSIFANTNYSYIIKPTGFPTGDFLDQLDGNLGYGLGFNINIPIFNGFKTDANVKRSKINKEIFETRLESEKLNLKQTIEQAFLDVKSSLKAYQAARISLTAQQEAFKNAQERYNYGVMTLFDFDLVRTRLVNAEGAMIRSKYDYVFKTKVLQFYSGELILE
- the gcvH gene encoding glycine cleavage system protein GcvH, whose amino-acid sequence is MNLPSELKYTKDHEWIKIEGDVATVGITEFAQGELGDIVYVDVDTLDDTVEEGEVFGSVEAVKTVSDLFMPLTGEVIEFNEELEDEPELVNSDPYGKGWMIKIKISDSSQINNLLDAAAYKELIEG